Genomic DNA from Rhipicephalus microplus isolate Deutch F79 unplaced genomic scaffold, USDA_Rmic scaffold_41, whole genome shotgun sequence:
AATCCAGAAAGGATGCCGTTTCACCATTTGGTGGTCTATAACAAACGGCAAGAACCACATTTTGTAGTTTAACTGATAGAAATTCGAAGTCATTGCAAGAGTGGGTGAAATTTTGAATTAGGTCACAGTCAAGGACCTTTTTTACTAGAATACATACGCCACCGCCACGACTGGAAATTCGATTAAGGTAGAACGTATTGTACGAAGGCAAGCGAAACACGCTTGCTTCATCTGTTGACCATGTTTCAGTTAACATTATGACGTCGAATACATGATTTAATTGTTCGAAAAAAAGGCTAAGGTCGGACTGTTTATTATTTACCGATTGCACAATCAAGTGAAAACATTTAAATGAATTTAAATAGAAATTTCCTAAACTCTGCGAAAACGCTTCCGGAAGCACATAAGAATCGTTTCCTACGCAAGCCATGTTGAGCcgatcatttcttctttctttagcTTAGTTTGTTTAGATCACTAGCATTTGCAATTTGTATGGCTTTCTCCCCATCAGCTTTACGCACTAGAACTTTCCCGTTTGAGTGCCATGCATACTTGAAGTTCGCTTCTTTAGCCCAGTTCTTTGCCTCAAACAACAGCGCACGCGCTCTTTTGTTCAGGTTTTCCATCAAGAAGAAGTGCTCATTTAAGCTGCTcagtttctttctgtttttccaCCAGAAATCTCGGTCCGCTTGCTTCGCAAAACGACAGATAACGACCGGCGCCTTATCTTTTCTGGGCGGAAGCCGATGAATGGCAACCACATCGCTTTCTGCGAGTGGCGGGAACTGGTGTTTAATTGCCATTGCATTGATCGTTTCTAGCAAAATTTCATCTTCTGTTTCCTGTATTCCATGGAAGTCTAGGTTGAGTCTGCGGCTCCTCCACTCAAGATTATCTACTTCTGCCTGCACTTCACCTACTTCTCGGTCCCGCATCTCAACCTTTTCCAATCTGCGCTTAAGGTCCTTGACGTCACGCTCGTTTTGTTCCGTTTTTTTTAGTATTTCGTCGTATTTCTCACTCAAGTATTGCACCGCGTCGTCAATGCTCTCAACTGTCTCTTTGAGCAGTACTAGTTTATCCAGCTTGTCGTTAGTAGCTTTCATCCAAATTCGGACATCTTGCATGTCGGCCTCACTTCCCGGTTCTTTTAATTCAACTGATGCTGCTCGCAACCTCGACCGTCTACAGGTAGGGCAGCGCCATGCATCGCAGTATGCCTGCCCTTTGGACTTAATAGTTGCTTCAGAAATTCCAGCACATTTGCCGGCGTGAAATGCTTGACAGCAGTCGCTACATTAAATCCATACGACGTCCCCAGTGAACGGCTTA
This window encodes:
- the LOC119173828 gene encoding uncharacterized protein LOC119173828, with the translated sequence MDIRLNPPNDCCQAFHAGKCAGISEATIKSKGQAYCDAWRCPTCRRSRLRAASVELKEPGSEADMQDVRIWMKATNDKLDKLVLLKETVESIDDAVQYLSEKYDEILKKTEQNERDVKDLKRRLEKVEMRDREVGEVQAEVDNLEWRSRRLNLDFHGIQETEDEILLETINAMAIKHQFPPLAESDVVAIHRLPPRKDKAPVVICRFAKQADRDFWWKNRKKLSSLNEHFFLMENLNKRARALLFEAKNWAKEANFKYAWHSNGKVLVRKADGEKAIQIANASDLNKLS